The sequence ACCATACGAGTCAACACGATAATATTCGTGCTCATGCCGCTTTGAGTGTTCAGTTTCATGTCCACGTACATCTTGACTGTAACCATATGCATCATGACCTTTGTGTTGCTCATACTGACCATAGCCATAATCCTGCCCATAACTAGACAGATTTTTGTCATGCTTTGTCCCACCATTGCCATAGTCTGCATCCCTCTCATGCATGTGACCACGGTCACGTTCATGGCTGGTGCGCTCATAATCTCTTTCACCACGGTCCCTGCCTCTCTCACGATGGCGATCATGAGAGCGACCACGGTCCCTTTCTCTATCATAGTCCCGACCACGATCCTTGTCCCTGTCACGACGATCACGCTCCCGGTCACGGCCGTGGTCTCTTTCACGGTCCTTTCCTCTCTCCCTATCCCGAGTCCTCTCACggtctctatggtgatgcttctcATCTCGTAGATCTCTATCACGAGTCCGGTCATGCGAACGTTCACGGGTCCTCTCCTCACGGTCTCTTTCCCGTACCCTTTCACGAGATTTTTCACGATCCCTTCAAGTAAAAATAATCACACGAAGAAGCAATTAATAAGCATCAAAAGTATGATATCAACACAACAATCCCCATGGCTTACCTATCGGCACGACGATCATCCCTCCGAGGCTCTTCTGATCTAGGGCGTCCACCTTGTTGTTGCTCCCTGATAATAAGATATGCATACGTGTTAACAACAATCAGATATCGTAATGTCAACATAAATGTAGCACAAGTAATACACCAAGGTCATCACACTTTTCAACATCAACAATGGCATGTCAATGTATCAGATCACAGATGGTACAGAAGGCCTCCTACAGAAAAGCATATAAAAGACAAAGGGAACAAACAAACATGTAGAAGCAAAGTGAACACATATGACCAGTATAAGCATCACTGACGAGTTTGACTCCAGTGCCTCTTTCTAAAAGCAATAACTTTTTACAGGTGATCAAAATGAGAAACAGATGTACCTAGTGGAATCCTTTTTGTCAGTATCAGTACCACCCATCCTGCTTGATCCCAACCCACCACCCAATCTCCTAGGACGCCAATTTGGAACAGTTCTGCCTCGCTCAACATCAACTAATACCCTCCTGTTGTCCACTTTTCTCCCATCTGCTTGCTTGTAGGCATCTGGTGAGAACCCAAGTTAGCAGAGAAAATGTAAGCTATTATGAAAGAGAATAAACCAAACGGAAAatttgcaacaaaaagagaaacttactTTTCATGTCTCGTGTGTGCACATACTCAATGAATGCATATCCTCTAGGTTTACTTGTATCTTTCTCAGTTACAAGACGAACCTGGAAAGATCAAATTTAGTAATGAAACAATATTCAATAAGAAAGTTCCCCTGAAGTTAAGAATATGTTATATTTTTAGTTGTAATTGTGTTTGTTCTTTTAATTTTTAGCATATTTTATGCTGCACGACAGACAGGCATAAAGCCTAAAACAGCCGTGCTAACCTTGCACATGTAGAGCTTCCACACGAGGAGTGAAATCCAGCACAGATCAA is a genomic window of Zea mays cultivar B73 chromosome 5, Zm-B73-REFERENCE-NAM-5.0, whole genome shotgun sequence containing:
- the LOC542179 gene encoding U1 snRNP, giving the protein MGDYGHGGGQMRGNPDSRPRGQGQRPNVQQLKLMGQIHPTGLTPNLLKLFEPRPPLEYKPPLEKRKLPAYTGMAQFVSHFAEPEDPEYAPPVPKCETRAEKKARIRNNKLEQGAAKVAEELQKYDPQSDPNATGDPYKTLFVARLNYETSEQRIKREFEGYGPIKRVRLVTEKDTSKPRGYAFIEYVHTRDMKNAYKQADGRKVDNRRVLVDVERGRTVPNWRPRRLGGGLGSSRMGGTDTDKKDSTREQQQGGRPRSEEPRRDDRRADRDREKSRERVRERDREERTRERSHDRTRDRDLRDEKHHHRDRERTRDRERGKDRERDHGRDRERDRRDRDKDRGRDYDRERDRGRSHDRHRERGRDRGERDYERTSHERDRGHMHERDADYGNGGTKHDKNLSSYGQDYGYGQYEQHKGHDAYGYSQDVRGHETEHSKRHEHEYYRVDSYGKMEANYQMPPNNAEPEGPEEGEAYEEGDYQYHRSGEHMKEA